The stretch of DNA GCAAATTTGTGGATAATATTTCAAACGAAATTACAGTAGAACTTATCCAAAAAATTGTAGCAGAGCATTATGATTTGCCTGTTGAAAAATTAAAAGAAAAAACTAGAAAACGATTTGTGGTTCGGGCTAGACAATTGTCTATGTATTTGGCCAAGCAACTTAGTAATAAATCCTTGAAGCATATTGGAAATGCATTTGGAGGAAGAGATCATAGTACCGTTATTCATGCTTGTCGTTCTATTGAATCTCTTTTAGAGAACGATACTCGTTTCAAAAGCGAGGTTTCTGATATTGCTAAACGTCTAAAATCGACAGGTTTATAATTACCCTAGAACATAATTCATGCTATGGAATAAAAAGGAAAATCTTATTTTAGGATTTTCCTTTTTATTTAATAGAATGAGGAGTACAATAAATACATCCAATTATTGAATATTCATCCTATTGTCCTTCCAAACTATTTAGCGTTACTTCCTTTTTTTTACCATTTGTTGTGCTGACCTTTTTGCAATTACCTTTCCGATTAGGCTTTAATACTCCAATGCCTAATTCTTATTTAATCATCTAATTTAGAGGGCATTTTCTGCCTTCGAGGCTAACCAAAGTATGCGATCTATGCCCCTTTATTACCCCATAATATAGAGGTATAAATGTTTTTGATTACTCGTTAGAAAAAATGTTTCCTTCATTAATCAATATGTTCCATTCACTGGAAAAACGGACCTTTTGCAATTTCCTTATTGATTTTCTTAATAAGAATCACGAATTTTGCTTTTAAAACATAACATAATCAGAGCTTTTAATGAGGTGGGGAAATTTATAAATAAAAGATTGATAATTAGGGGAGAAGATTGACACTATGTTGATGAAATTCTTTGGGAAGCGATGAAAGCTAACTGATAAGAAAGACCACATTAAAAAATAAACAAATCGATAATTGCTAGCAGATTTAAATGCGGGCACATTTTTTTATAAAACGCTAAAGACATGAATTTTTATCAATTTTTTTACAAAAACATTCTTGGTTTAATATTTCTTTTGACTTTTATTCACCCCAATTTTGGGCAAATAGACCTTGATAATGGGCTAGAACTTTATTATACACTTGATGACCATGCAGCAGATAGTAGCTCCAATCAACACCATGGAACAATAATAGGCACTTCACCAATTGCGGATCGATATGGAATCGCTGGAGGAGCCATAGAATTTGTCAATAATGGTGCTGCATTAAATGGTGGTAATATATTAAATAATGTATTTTCAGGTGCTGGCAAAAAATTTACGATTTCTGCATGGATTAAGCCTTCAGCTTTAATGTCTAACAATATTATTGTTGCTAAAGTAGGTGATGCAGCTTGTGCTGAAAATGAGCGACAGTTTATGTTAAGAATACAGGGGAGCAACCAAAATTTAACGTTTACAAATTATTCCTCTTTATTTTCTGGCTCGGCAAGACGTGTAAGTACTTATACTTCTATTAATGACACAAGCCATTGGTATCATATTGTTGTTACTTATGATGGTACTCAAACAGGGAATAATGGTTTAGATCGTGTTAAATTATACATTGACTGCCAAGAAGAAGCTACCTTTTTGGAAACAGCATCAGGCTCACTTGGAGATATTCAAACAGGAGCAGCACATTTGGGAATAGGCAATTATATTGCCAGTACGGGAGTTCCTTGTGCCCCTGCTCGATATTTTCATGGGGGAATAGACGATGTTCGGATTTATAATCGAATACTTAATCCATCTGAAATTGAGGCTTTGTGTTCTGACACTCTATTGACGGCAATTGTTCAGCAACCACACCAAGAAAAGAACAGTACAATAATCCCTATTTATCCTAATCCATCACAAGGACTTTTTTATATTGCTGATAAAGGGCTAGATATTCATGCTTTTGAAATTTATGATGTCATGGGACACTTAGTTCGTCAAGCAAATATTTTGAATGTAACCCAACCCCTTGATTTAGAAGACTTAGATCAAGGTCTGTATTTTATTCACTTCAGAAATGTAGAAAATGTTTATGTTGGTAGAAACAAGATTCTTATAAAACGTTAGTCCTTTGAACCTGAATTCATGAGCTATTTTGGGGGTATAATTTTGTTGATAACACATGTTGGTATTTTAAATAAGTATTTATTGTAATATTTGAATTGTTTTAAATAAAAGTATATATTTGTTAACATATATCATTATTAGTGATATTATTTATATATATAAATGTATACTTCAAATGAAAAATACCCCCATAATTTTTACAATTGCGTTAATTTTTTGCAATCTATTCATAACCAAAGCTCAATTTATCTCTCAGCAAAGTGGAATTTGGGCTGATGGTGCCACTTGGGGAAATGCAAGCCCAGGTGTTGAGGGAGTAGACTTTCCAGATCAGACAGATGATCTGATCATTAGGGCAGGACATCAGATCACGGTAAACAATCTGACCGATAATGGAGGACCATCCATAGCGCCAGAAGGACTGAACTTAATTAATGTTGGCGATGGAATGATAAACGGCAGTCCTTCTTTTCCTAGCGGGGAAGATTTGATGTTTTATCATATTGGTAATATTTCTATTGCAAGAAATGGCACCTTAATCATCAATCAGCATGCTTTGTTAGCAGGGACTGTTGTTGTTGAAGGAACATTAACGACCGTTTTGGATGTGGTTAATCTGGGACGCTTGAATGTAACCAGCCATGGACTGTTGAATATTGGCGGCAATTATATTATAACGGGAACGAGTGTAACCGATATAGATGCTACCCAAATAGCAGCGGCTAATTTATACATTGACCACATGGAAACCGTCATAGGAGGGAGCAATAGTTTCACACTGCCCAATAACATTAAAACATTTAATCCTACCAATAATGACCCTTCTGCACAGATTTGTAGCAATTTTTTGATTAACTGTGGCGGCGATTGCGATCCTAGTATAGGAGGCAATCAGGGAGTAATTGTAGGAGCAAGTGAACATCCTATTTGTTTGGAATTTTTTCCTGTAGAATTTAAACACATTGCTGCAAAGGCACTTAACTCTTATGCGGTAGAAGTAACTTGGATAACTGCTACAGAAACAAACAACGATCATTTTGAAATTGAACGATCTACTGACGGGGTTAACTGGGAAGCTATTGGAATGGTAGAAGGGGCAGGCACTTCTGTACAAACCAATTATTATAAATGGGAAGACCGAAATCCTACTAAAGGGATTATTTATTATAGAATTAAGCAAGTTGATGAAGACAAAACATTCAACTATTCTAAGCAAGTTGCCATTTGGATGGGAGACCAAGAGGAAGGGGTAGTATTAGCACCCAATATTGTACAGAACAATAAAAAGATACAGTTATTGACAACTCAAACCATCCAACAAATTGAAATCTTTGACCAATATGGTCAAGTGGTTCAAATAATCTCAAATCCTCAAACCATGATTTTAATGGATTTTGGAACAGGGGTCTTTAATTTAAGGATAAAACTAGATACAGGTTGGTTTTTTAGGCGTGTTATTGTGATTTAAATTTAGTGACAATTGGCAGGTAATATCCAAGAAGTTACTTGGCTTTGCAAAATGGGGCTTAGGTAGGGGATTCCTAGATTTAAGCCCCTAATAATAAATAAAATAGCCATAGCCCCCACAAAAAAAGGAACAATTTGGCGCATTCTATTTCTAACATTCAAAGAAATAAAGCCTCTAAATTGACTGGCTAAAATCATCATTGGCAGCGTACCAGCACCAAAGAAAAACATATATAGAGCGCCTTCTAATACTTGACCAGTGGCAATAGCTCCTGCCAATGCTGCATAGACAAGCCCACAGGGGAGCAACCCATTTAACAAACCAATACCATACAAAGCAAAAGAAGAATTGTTTTTAAAGAGTAAGCCCATCTGATTGCGTACCCAAAGCTGTAATTGAGCGAGTATTGAATGCTTATTTTTTTGGAATTGCACAAATTTAGGAAAGAGCAAAACAACAAGAATAAATACGCCTAAAAATATGGATAGACCTTGCTGAAAGCCAGCAAAAGAAAACCCTCTTCCTAATAGCCCTAATAAGGCACCTAGTAGACTGTAAATACTAATTCTTCCTAAATTATACAATAAACCGCCCCAGAGTTTGCTATACCAATTTTGTTCTTTGAGCGGCAACGAAAAAGCAATAGCACCACACATTCCAATACAATGAAAGCTACCCAATATACCAATTGAAAACGCTGTCAGAAGAGCTGCTATATTCATTGTTTAGGGGATTAAGATTTGTTTTTCAATATAATAGTCTTTGTTATTATCCGACCAACTCAATTGAAGTTTGTAAATCCCTTTTTGAAATTTTTCTAGTGGAATTTGTTGTTGTTGTTGGTCATCTAGTTGCAGTTGCTCTTCAAAGTCTAGTTGTTTGTCAGAAGGTCGGAAAAAGTTAATCTTGCCTTGTTTAGGAATAGTCGGAAATTGGATCGAAAGATGAGAAGAACCGATTTCCCAAGTTGGTTTTTGAGCCAATGCCAACACATTTTTTTGTTGGTTAATTTGCTCTTGAAAGGCTACTTCTTTGGCATAATAATCAGGAGCAACCAAGTCAAAATTTTGTTGTACGCATTTGTATAACATAAACAACATAAACGTTATAAATGCGACAAAAAAGAGTGCTATTCTATATCCCCAGTTCATAATTTTATGGATTTTTACGGACTAATGTAATGGCTAGTTCGCTGCCTTCCATCAAAGGCAACGAACTAGTTAGTCGTTACTTTTTTAAGAAATTAGTGTTGACCTCATCGACCTTTTCCTCTTGATGATAGATTCCAATACGAATTGGAGTTTGTCTAGCTTTGAGTTGTTCTTTATCTAAAATAATAAAGAAGGTCCCCGCTGTTTTTTCCCCTTTGGGTAGTGTTACTGCACTATCTCCAATTAACTGTACTTCACCCGTTAGTGACTCTAGTTTAAAATCTAAAGAAAAATCTTCATTACTTTTATTGACAATGTTATAATTGTATAAGTTACTAATTTTTCCGTCGGGTTGCTCTTGCGAAAGTGTACCAGGTGTTCTTAATACTGTTATCTCAACTTTGTTTCTAAGAAGCAATAACCCAAGAATAATTCCTGTCAAAACAACCAACAAGACACTAAAACCAATCGTACGTTTGTTTAACTTTAGCTTAGATTCATTCTTGATGTGGTATTCAGAAGTATAACGAATCAGACCACCAGGCAAAGATAACTTATCCATAATACTATCACAAGCATCTATACAGGCTGTACAATGAACACATTCTAGCTGTGTACCATTTCGGATATCGATACCCGTTGGACAAACATTGATACATTGACGGCAATCTACACAATCTCCTTTTCCTTGTTCTGCTCTATCTTCATTTTTTCTAAATTTTGCACGATTTTCTCCTCTTTTATAATCGTAGGCAACAACAATAGAGTGCTGATCTAGCAAAACGCCTTGAAGTCTACCATAGGGACAAACAGAAGTACAAATTTGTTCTCTCAAACGAGAAAAAACAATATAAAAAGCAAAGGCAAACAAAAGGATGCTAAAGAATCCCCAAATATGTTCGCTAGGGGGAGCCATCATAATTTCTAATAATTCTTCGATGCCAATAATATAAGCTAAAAAGGTATTAGAAATGATAAAAGACACCGCAAAAAATATAACGTGCTTTAGTGTTTTTTTAAAGAACTTAGAAGGACTCATATCCGCTTTGTTTAATGCCTTCTGTTTGTTCCAATCTCCCTCTATCCAATATTCTATTTTTCGGAAAACCATCTCCATAAAAATAGTTTGGGGGCAAACCCAACCACAAAACAAACGACCAAAAACAAGTGTAAAAATACCTATGGCAATTACCCCAACGGCCATTACGAACATAAAGATGTAAAAATCTTGCGGATAAAATACATTTCCAAATATGACAAATTTACGTTCAATGACATTGAGTAATAAAAGAGGGTTGCCATTTATTTTAATAAAGGGACCAGAGAACAATAAGGTCAATAATATAAGACTGACAATTACCCTGTAATTATGAAATTTACCAGAAGGCTTTTTGGGGTAGACCCATTTTCTATTGCCATCGTCATCAACCGTGGCAAGGGAGTCTCTAAATGATTCTTCTGTGTTTATCATGATCTTTTATATTAGTTGTTACAGGGTTCCCCTTGTGCTTCTTTTGGCTTTTCAGTACTCTTTCCTTTTAAGGTTAAGATATGACTGGTAATTTGCTGAATTTGCAAAGGGTTAAGTTGGTTCTGCCAACTAATCATCCCCTTACTAGGGACTCCATAAGTAATCGTTTTAAAAATAGCTTTGGCATCACAACCATGTAGCCAATTTTCATCTGTTAGGTTAGGACCTACACCACCACCACCATCTTTGGCATGGCAAGAAGCACATTTTTTTAGAAAAAGCGTCTTTCCTGTTTCTAGGTCTTCTGCTGCGGTCAACGCCTCAACAGTATTTTCATTAATTTTGGCATATTTAGTAGCCAATAATTTTTCTTTGTGTGCTTTGGCGATCGCTACTTCTCTCTCATATTCTAGGGTTTGTAGACCTCCCATTGCAAATGTATGATAGTAGAGGATATAACCTACCCCAAAGAGTACACAACCCGCAAAAAAATAGGTCCACCAAGGTGGAAGTGCGTTGTCCAATTCCTGAATGCCATCGTGTTCGCCTTCTAAGAGAATTTTTTCCTCTTCATCAACAGGTACTGCATTATTTATATTAGAAATAAAATCCTTTGCCATTTTATTGTAATTTGTATAGTTTAAAAGTTCATTGATTGTACGAAAAATGTTTACCTACTAAATTGATTGCCATTTTTTATAAGTGAAGTTGTTAGCGTATGGTTATGGCGCAATTAAAATAGTAAGGCTTAAAATGAACTAATGATAGTTTGAACAGAGTGTATTTGTTACAAAAAAAACATAGAACAAATACGGATGAAAATTAATCTTCTAAGGGAATATTTCCCATGGTTTCAATATGCGACTTGCTAGCTCGGAAAGCAACCCAACAAGCTAATAAAAAAACAGAGAAGAAAATTAAAAAGGATATAATCGGATAGACCTCAATATTTCCGATGCTTGTCATATGATGCTTAATGAATTTTAGCATAGTTTCTTGGTTTTTTAATTTAAAAAATAGGAGGGGAGCCATAATATCTTACCCTAAAAACCCCCCTCCAAAACTATAGTTACTCTTCTTCTTTAGTCTCTTTAGGCATAATATCTGTTCCTAAACGTTGTAGATAAGCGATGACAGCAATAACCTCTCTGTCACTTTCTGCACCAGTAATTGTTGCCGCAATCTCATTGGCTTGTTTGTGCAAGTCCTTGATGGCGTCTTCTTTTTCATACCCTTCTGGATAAGGAACTCCAAGTGTACGCATGGCTTTGATTTTAGCTTTGGTTTGGCTGGCATCCAATTTGTTTTCTAACAGCCAAGTATAAGCAGGCATAATCGTACCAGGAGATATTTCTTGTGGATTTCTAAAGTGGGCATAATGCCACTCATTACTTTTGTAATTTCTACCCGTTACCACACCTTCACGAGCCAAATCGGGACCAGTTCGTTTAGAACCCCACAAAAATGGATGATCGTAAACAAATTCACCCGCTTTAGAGTATTCTCCATAGCGTTCTGTCTCAGAACGGAATGGGCGTATCATTTGACTATGACAGTTGTTACAACCCTCTTTGATATAAAGGTCTCTTCCTTCTAATTCCAATGGTGTTAGTGGTTTTACACTAGCAATTGTAGGTACATTACTTTTGATTAAGAAGGTTGGAACCAATTCTAGAACCGTTCCAATCAAAATAGCTACTGTACTAAGGAACAACAATTGAACAGGACGGCTTTCTACCGCTCTATGCCAATAGCCATCTTCGTGAGCAGGCATCAAGGGAGGAGCTTTAGCTTCTGTGTTCGGTGCAAACGTACCTTGTTTTGCTGTTTTATAAAGATTGTAAACCATGAACAAAACTCCTATAAAGAATAACAAACCACCAACGGCTCTTAATCCATACATAGGAATAATTTGAGTAACTGTTTCTAAGAAGTTAGGATAAACTAACATTCCTTCGTCGTTAAATTCTTTCCACATCAAACTTTGTGTGAAACCTGCCCAATATAGTGGAATAGCATAAAAAATAATTCCTAGTGTACCTGTCCAAAAATGGTAGTTGGCTAATTTTTTAGAGTACAATTCTGTTTTGTACAAAACAGGGAACAACCAATAAAGCATACCAAAAGTTAAGAAACCATTCCAACCCAATGCGCCAATATGTACATGGGCAATCGTCCAATCGGTATAATGACTAATTGCATTTACATTTTTGAGTGACAACAACGGTCCTTCAAACGTTGCCATACCATAACAAGTCAAAGCAACCACCATAAATTTAAGAATGGGTTCTTCTCGTACTTTATCCCAAGCACCTCGCAAGGTCAACAAACCATTTAACATTCCCCCCCAAGAAGGAGCAATTAACATTACTGAAAATGCAACCCCTAAAGATTGTGCCCAGTCTGGTAGTGCTGTATAGAGCAAGTGATGTGGTCCTGCCCAAATATAAAGAAATATTAAGGCCCAAAAGTGAACGATAGATAGTCGATATGAGTATACTGGACGACCAGCCGCTTTGGGAACAAAGTAGTACATCAATCCCAAATAAGAGGTAGTTAAAAAGAAGGCTACAGCATTATGACCATACCACCATTGTACCAAGGCATCTTGTACCCCTGCATAAACAGAGTATGACTTAAGCATACTAACAGGTAATTCAAACGAGTTGACAACATGCAATAGGGTAACGGCCACAAAGGTAGCGATATAAAACCAGATGGCTACATACAGATGCTTTACTCGACGTTTGAGAATGGTAAGCATCATATTTAGACCAAAACTGACCCAAATTAAGGCAATGGCAATATCAATCGGCCATTCTAATTCGGCATATTCTTTTCCTGTGGTGATCCCAAAAGGTAGCGTCAGTGCTGCCGAAACGATGATTAATTGCCAGCCCCAAAAATTGATGCTACTCAGGACATCGCTATACATTCGTGTTTTGCAAAGCCGCTGCAAGGAGTAATAAACCCCCGCAAATGTTCCATTACCAACAAATGCAAAAATAACAGCATTGGTATGTAGTGGACGCAAGCGCCCAAAGGATAAAAAACTGGCTAGGTTTAAACTGGGGTAAACAAGCTGAAGTGCTAGGATTAAGCCGACGAGCATACCAATAACGCCCCAAAAGACTACTGCGATCGAAAAATTCCGAACAGTAGTGTTGTCGTAATGAAAAGTTTCTAAATTTTGTGCATTCATAGTTATTTTGTTGGTCTATGATGGTTAATAGTTGTTCTTTATTAGGTTAAATAATAATAGAGAAAGAGTTAAGTAACTATGCAGAATCAATTTTGCATAGTTGCTTAATCTTCATCATCAAATAGTATTCGAATAGAGGGAGTATGAGTGTCTTCATATTGTCCTGTTCGAATTGCAAAGAAAAAAGCTAGTAAAAAGAGAATTGCAATGAAAAAACTCGCTCCAATTAATAAAAAAATTACACTCATGATACTTTTGTTTTTACAAAGATAAATGGTGACTTAGAGTCTAAAAATGATGGGTTGGGAAACCAAAAGTGATCTTAATCAATTTTAATTTATTATATTTGTAAGTCGCTTATATTGTTTGGCTAAAAATTTGAGATTGAGGACTTTTTTGCCAAAGGTACTCGTCAAAACACATGCAAACATTTCGAACATAAGGTCGCCCTTTTTCGGTAATAATTAATTGGTGAGGGTGGCGCTCTACTAATCCATCTTTTTCCATTTCTCCCAATTTTTCAATTCCTTTATAAATAGCGGGATTATTTAAATCTTCAGTTGTCCATTCTGTAGACAAATCACACATTAAATTTAGAATGTGTTGGCGTAAAATTAGATCTTGTTTGTTTAGGGTGTGCCCTCTAAAAAAAGGAAACTGCCCCTTGTCTACGAGATCCGTATATTCTTCTACTTTTTTGGCATTTTGAATGAAGCCAGTCCATGAATCACTAATAGAAGATGCCCCTAAACCAACCATTAGGCGAGTATGAAAAGGCGAGTAACCCATAAAGTTTCGATGAAGGTGCTTGTTTTTAGCAGCTTGATAAAGTTGATCGCTAGGCAAGGCAAAATGATCCATTCCAATTTCTTCGTAGCCCATTTCTTCAAACTGCCTTTTGCCTAATTCATAGAGCGCACGTTTTTGAGCATCCGAAGGAAGGGTTTCGGGAGCAAAACTTCGTTGGCTAGGTTTTAACCAAGGAACATGAGCATAGCTATAAAAGGCAATGCGATCTGGACGCAATTGATTCACTTTTTGTATGGTATCCTCTACAGAGGCTAATGTTTGCAGTGGCAAACCAAACACTAAATCAAAGTTGATGGATGTATAGCCTATTTCCCTAGCATTTTGGGTAACCTCTTCTACCATTTCGTAGGGTTGAATTCTATTGATAATAAGCTGAACTTTGGGGTCAAAATCTTGAATTCCCAAGCTTAATCTTCTAAAACCTAAATCATAAAGCGTTTGGAGATGTTCTTTGGTGGTGTTTTTGGGGTGCCCCTCAAACCCTAATGCTACATTGTCACAAACGATTGCATTTTTGGTAATTCCATCCAATAAACGCTTCAAGTTTTTGGCACTAAAAAAGGTTGGAGTCCCTCCTCCAAGATGGATTTCTTTGATCTTTGGGCGTTCTTCAAAAACATCCAAATACAGTTGCCATTCTTTTAGTAAGGTTGCTATATAAGGCTCTTCGACAGCATGATTAACCGTAATTCTTGTATTACAACCACAATAGGTACACAAACTACTACAAAATGGTAAATGAATATAAAGACTAATTCCATCTTGGTCATTACTGCAATCAAAAGACGCTTTTACCAAATCTTTCCAAGTTGACTCAGAAGGTAAATTATACCAAAAGGGAACGGTTGGATAACTGGTATATCTTGGTCCAGGAACATTATATTTACTAATTAATTGTTGGGATATAGAGGGAGGATTTAATGTATTAGTAGTCATACCTTTTCTTTTTAAGTGCTGAGAGTAACAATTATCACTTAGTCCTATCACTAAGCATTATGGATAATAATATACTTGCAAAGGACGAGAAGAATGAGGACTTAAATACTAATGAAAATCATTGGATCAAATGTTTTATATCATTTCTTAGATTCAAGATCTGCGCTACATTTGTCTTATCAAAATGAAATCATTCATAAAAAAAATGAACCACTATGAAGAAGATAAAAGGTACAGCAGTAGTTGCTTTGATGGGATTGGCTCAATGGGCAAATGCATTTGATAATGAGGTTGTAAAGAGTATTGATGCCAATGCAACACGAGAAGCTGTAGGAATGACGGCTATCACTTTAGTCCCTGTATTGGTCTTAGTGATTTTCTTGATTGTATTAGGGTTTGCAACACAAAAAATTCCTGGTTTAAAAGGATAAAAGTAAAGTTATGGTAGCCTGTGAAACGCAATGTTATCATTGCGGAGAAAACTGCGAAGCAGAAGAAATCGTTATTGCAGAAAAGAGCTTTTGTTGTGAGGGCTGTAAGATGGTTTACGAATTGTTAAGTGAGCACAGTTTAGATGCTTATTATCAGTTGGAAAACCGTCCTGGAAATCCTGTGCAGACTTCAGAAGCAAAAGAGCGTTATGCTTATTTAGAACTAGAGGAAGTACAAGATGCTTTGTTGGACTTTAGGGAAAAAGGCTGTGCCAAAATAACCATAACCATCCCTAGCATTCATTGTAGTTCTTGTGTTTATTTGTTGGAGCATTTGCCAAGAATTAACCCTGCTATAAAAGCAGTGATTGTTGATTTTGTAAAACGGGAAGCAGCCATTACTTATAATGATGATGAACTGTCACTTCGACAATTAATAGAGCTATTAGCCAAAATTGGTTATACGCCAGATCTGTCTCAGGATAAAAAAGCAGGGCAAACCAAACAAAAATCAAATCAGCGTTTGGTCTTAAAAATAGGACTAGCTGGATTTTGTTTTGGAAATATTATGCTGCTTAGTTTTCCTGAGTATTTTATGTTAGAAGAAGGTGATCTAGTAGAATATCAAGCTTTTTTTGGAGGGCTAAATTTTCTATTGGCATTGCCTGTTCTACTTTATTGTGCTCAAGATTATTTTACCTCTGCCATTGGTAGTTTGCGGCAGCGTATGCTAGGGATTGACATCCCTATTGTTTTGGGCATCATAGCTTTGTTTGGTCGCAGTACGTACGAAATTTTTACGCAAACAGGGGCAGGATATATGGACTCTTTTGCAGGACTCATTTTCTTTTTGCTAATCGGGAAATGGTATCAAAGCAAAACCTACCAGTCGCTATCTTTTGAGCGAGATTATACCTCGTATTTCCCTATTGCTACTACAAGGGTTCAATCCAATGGAGAAGAAGAACAAGTACTGATTCAAAAGCTTCAGAAGGAAGATGTTATTAAAATTAGAAATCAAGAAATAATCCCTGCCGATAGTGTTTTATTGAGCGATAAAGCTGCTATAGATTATAGTTTTGTATCTGGAGAATCGGATTGTATTACAAAAGTAGATGGCGATAAAATCTATGCAGGTGGTAGGCAGATGGGAGAAGCAATTTTACTGAAAATTACTAAAGAAGTCAATCAAAGTTATTTTACTCAATTGTGGAACCAACATGTTTTTAAAGAAGAAAAAGCCCTTTTATTGTCTAAAACAGTTCAGGCAATTAGTCGCTACTTTACAGTTGGAATTTTGACGATTGCTTTGGCTACTTTGGGATATTGGTTGTGGGCAGATAGTACCCTTGCCTTAATGGCGTTTAGTTCGGTATTGATTATTGCCTGTCCTTGTGCTTTAGCCTTGTCTGCTCCTTTTGCCTTTGGCAATATTTTGCGTTTGTTTGGAAAAGATGGTTTGTTTCTAAAAAATGCATTGACGGTTGAGCAATTGGCAGATGTAACGGATATTATTTTTGATAAAACAGGAACTTTAACCACCAACAATACGGCAAATATTCAATTTATAGGCGCTAATTTAACAAAAGCTACCTATCATAAAATTCAGGCTTTAGCAGAAAATTCTACCCACCCATTAAGCCAAATGTTGTCGGGTTATATCCAAAAGCTCCCTCATTTTGAAGCTGGAAAAACCTTAGAAGTAAGTGACTTTGAAGAAATAAATGGGCAAGGAATTGCAGCTTGGGTTGA from Aureispira anguillae encodes:
- the ccoS gene encoding cbb3-type cytochrome oxidase assembly protein CcoS — its product is MSVIFLLIGASFFIAILFLLAFFFAIRTGQYEDTHTPSIRILFDDED
- the hemN gene encoding oxygen-independent coproporphyrinogen III oxidase, producing the protein MTTNTLNPPSISQQLISKYNVPGPRYTSYPTVPFWYNLPSESTWKDLVKASFDCSNDQDGISLYIHLPFCSSLCTYCGCNTRITVNHAVEEPYIATLLKEWQLYLDVFEERPKIKEIHLGGGTPTFFSAKNLKRLLDGITKNAIVCDNVALGFEGHPKNTTKEHLQTLYDLGFRRLSLGIQDFDPKVQLIINRIQPYEMVEEVTQNAREIGYTSINFDLVFGLPLQTLASVEDTIQKVNQLRPDRIAFYSYAHVPWLKPSQRSFAPETLPSDAQKRALYELGKRQFEEMGYEEIGMDHFALPSDQLYQAAKNKHLHRNFMGYSPFHTRLMVGLGASSISDSWTGFIQNAKKVEEYTDLVDKGQFPFFRGHTLNKQDLILRQHILNLMCDLSTEWTTEDLNNPAIYKGIEKLGEMEKDGLVERHPHQLIITEKGRPYVRNVCMCFDEYLWQKSPQSQIFSQTI
- the ccoN gene encoding cytochrome-c oxidase, cbb3-type subunit I, with the translated sequence MNAQNLETFHYDNTTVRNFSIAVVFWGVIGMLVGLILALQLVYPSLNLASFLSFGRLRPLHTNAVIFAFVGNGTFAGVYYSLQRLCKTRMYSDVLSSINFWGWQLIIVSAALTLPFGITTGKEYAELEWPIDIAIALIWVSFGLNMMLTILKRRVKHLYVAIWFYIATFVAVTLLHVVNSFELPVSMLKSYSVYAGVQDALVQWWYGHNAVAFFLTTSYLGLMYYFVPKAAGRPVYSYRLSIVHFWALIFLYIWAGPHHLLYTALPDWAQSLGVAFSVMLIAPSWGGMLNGLLTLRGAWDKVREEPILKFMVVALTCYGMATFEGPLLSLKNVNAISHYTDWTIAHVHIGALGWNGFLTFGMLYWLFPVLYKTELYSKKLANYHFWTGTLGIIFYAIPLYWAGFTQSLMWKEFNDEGMLVYPNFLETVTQIIPMYGLRAVGGLLFFIGVLFMVYNLYKTAKQGTFAPNTEAKAPPLMPAHEDGYWHRAVESRPVQLLFLSTVAILIGTVLELVPTFLIKSNVPTIASVKPLTPLELEGRDLYIKEGCNNCHSQMIRPFRSETERYGEYSKAGEFVYDHPFLWGSKRTGPDLAREGVVTGRNYKSNEWHYAHFRNPQEISPGTIMPAYTWLLENKLDASQTKAKIKAMRTLGVPYPEGYEKEDAIKDLHKQANEIAATITGAESDREVIAVIAYLQRLGTDIMPKETKEEE
- a CDS encoding heavy metal translocating P-type ATPase produces the protein MLGIDIPIVLGIIALFGRSTYEIFTQTGAGYMDSFAGLIFFLLIGKWYQSKTYQSLSFERDYTSYFPIATTRVQSNGEEEQVLIQKLQKEDVIKIRNQEIIPADSVLLSDKAAIDYSFVSGESDCITKVDGDKIYAGGRQMGEAILLKITKEVNQSYFTQLWNQHVFKEEKALLLSKTVQAISRYFTVGILTIALATLGYWLWADSTLALMAFSSVLIIACPCALALSAPFAFGNILRLFGKDGLFLKNALTVEQLADVTDIIFDKTGTLTTNNTANIQFIGANLTKATYHKIQALAENSTHPLSQMLSGYIQKLPHFEAGKTLEVSDFEEINGQGIAAWVDGQYIKMGSANFVGIGTSDSGHTATQVHICVDGNDLGYFNIEKQYRTDLDQVLNSLSQKFDLHLLSGDNDADRSYLEQFFQQKDRLHFQQKPLDKLNYVKELQTAGRKILMVGDGLNDAGALRQADVGIAISNDVHSFSPASDGILDAQKFGALSHYLFVAKKSLWVVKASFILSLLYNGVGLFFAVQGLLTPLIAAILMPLSSISVVIFATILTNIIAKK